A region from the Piliocolobus tephrosceles isolate RC106 unplaced genomic scaffold, ASM277652v3 unscaffolded_20395, whole genome shotgun sequence genome encodes:
- the DUSP2 gene encoding dual specificity protein phosphatase 2, whose translation MGLAEVRELECAALGTLLREPREAERTLLLDCRPFLAFCRRHVRAARPVPWNALLRRRARGPPAAVLACLLPDRALRTRLARGELARAVVLDEGSASVAELRPDGPAHVLLAALLHETRAGPTAVYFLRGGFDGFQDCCPDLCSEAPAPALPPAGSKTSRSDPRAPIYDQGGPVEILPYLFLGSCSHSSDLQGLQACGITAVLNVSASCPNHFEGLFRYKSIPVEDNQMAEISAWFQEAIGFIDWVKNSGGRVLVHCQAGISRSATICLAYLMQSRRVRLDEAFDFVKQRRGVISPNFSFMGQLLQFETQVLCH comes from the exons ATGGGGCTGGCGGAGGTGCGCGAGCTGGAGTGCGCGGCGCTGGGCACGCTGCTGCGGGAGCCGCGGGAGGCGGAACGCACGCTGCTGCTGGACTGTCGGCCCTTCCTGGCCTTCTGCCGCCGCCACGTGCGCGCCGCGCGCCCGGTGCCTTGGAACGCGCTGCTGCGCCGCCGTGCGCGCGGCCCCCCCGCCGCGGTTCTCGCCTGCCTGCTGCCCGACCGCGCGCTGCGGACGCGCCTGGCCCGCGGGGAGCTGGCGCGGGCCGTGGTGCTGGACGAGGGCAGTGCCTCGGTGGCGGAGCTCCGGCCGGACGGCCCGGCCCACGTGCTGCTGGCCGCGCTGCTGCACGAGACCCGCGCGGGGCCCACCGCCGTGTACTTCCTGCGAG GAGGCTTCGACGGCTTCCAGGACTGCTGTCCGGATCTGTGCTCTGAGGCCCCCGCCCCTGCGCTGCCGCCGGCAGGGAGCAAAACCAGCCGCTCCGACCCGAGGGCTCCCATCTACGACCAG GGTGGCCCTGTGGAGATCTTGCCCTACCTGTTCCTGGGCAGCTGCAGCCATTCGTCAGACCTGCAGGGGCTGCAGGCGTGTGGCATCACAGCCGTCCTCAACGTGTCTGCCAGCTGCCCCAACCACTTTGAGGGCCTTTTCCGCTACAAGAGTATCCCTGTGGAGGACAACCAGATGGCAGAGATCAGCGCCTGGTTCCAGGAGGCCATAGGCTTCATTG ACTGGGTGAAGAACAGCGGAGGCCGGGTGCTGGTGCACTGCCAGGCCGGCATCTCGCGCTCCGCCACCATCTGCCTGGCCTACCTCATGCAGAGTCGCCGTGTGCGGCTGGACGAGGCCTTTGACTTCGTTAAGCAGCGCCGGGGGGTCATCTCCCCCAACTTCAGTTTCATGGGGCAGCTGCTGCAGTTTGAGACCCAGGTGCTGTGTCACTGA